In the genome of Mycoplasmopsis pulmonis, one region contains:
- a CDS encoding IS3-like element IS1138B family transposase has product MKQLKPEQWKKWFSLYEEFYDGKINIKKYIFLVNKNIGKDWKNTYVKSWFFKKYSAFQKDEQSLISQTGKSTANKKNNGRPPKRKEVNEYTREELEEIVKIYRIIFDDISEKEIRKKIKEHKDKEKILTKISWKEFLFSKSTYYSWKKPKLAEPKKDQEIEEIIRKSFHENKGIFGRKRLEIYIQNKYKRYINYRKIGRILLKLNLFCKIRRAKRKNEIKNLNTKYQNLIQRDYNGKFNNIVATDVTYIPSPKDAINNHVYLSIAIHHQSKKIINWNLSKRNDVKLVLDHISKIKFDKEWIIHSDHGSQYSSNQYSEIIKENNGIISMSRIANSLDNREAEYFFSNIKSECLNDLKISKLSFKELQEIIQNYIDWYNNERLQSILEWKTPQQSWDVLSVF; this is encoded by the coding sequence ATGAAACAACTAAAACCAGAACAATGAAAGAAATGATTTTCATTATATGAAGAATTTTATGATGGAAAAATTAATATAAAAAAATATATATTTTTAGTAAACAAAAATATTGGTAAAGATTGAAAAAATACATATGTAAAATCTTGATTTTTCAAAAAATATTCTGCTTTTCAAAAAGATGAACAATCTTTAATTTCACAAACTGGCAAATCTACAGCTAACAAAAAAAATAACGGTAGACCACCAAAAAGAAAAGAAGTTAATGAATATACAAGAGAAGAATTAGAAGAGATTGTTAAAATTTATAGAATAATTTTTGATGACATTAGTGAAAAAGAAATTCGAAAAAAAATTAAAGAACATAAAGATAAAGAAAAAATATTAACTAAAATTTCATGAAAAGAATTTCTCTTTTCAAAATCAACATATTATTCTTGAAAAAAACCTAAACTTGCAGAGCCGAAAAAAGATCAAGAAATTGAAGAAATTATTAGAAAATCATTTCATGAAAACAAAGGTATATTTGGTAGAAAAAGATTAGAAATTTATATTCAAAATAAATATAAAAGGTATATAAACTATCGAAAAATAGGTAGAATTTTGCTTAAATTAAATCTTTTTTGCAAAATTAGAAGAGCAAAAAGAAAAAATGAAATTAAAAATCTTAATACTAAATATCAAAATCTAATTCAAAGAGACTACAATGGCAAATTTAACAACATAGTTGCCACTGATGTAACTTATATTCCAAGCCCCAAAGATGCAATTAACAATCATGTTTATTTATCGATTGCAATTCATCATCAAAGCAAGAAAATAATTAATTGAAATCTAAGTAAAAGAAATGATGTTAAGTTAGTTTTAGATCATATTTCTAAAATCAAATTTGATAAAGAGTGAATAATTCACTCAGATCATGGAAGTCAATATTCATCAAATCAGTATAGTGAAATTATTAAAGAAAACAATGGGATAATTTCAATGAGTAGAATCGCAAATTCACTTGATAATCGAGAAGCAGAATATTTCTTTTCAAATATCAAAAGTGAGTGCTTAAATGATCTAAAAATTTCAAAATTATCATTCAAAGAATTGCAAGAAATTATTCAAAATTATATTGACTGATACAATAATGAAAGATTACAATCAATCTTAGAATGAAAAACACCTCAACAAAGCTGAGATGTTCTAAGTGTTTTTTAA
- a CDS encoding YbaB/EbfC family nucleoid-associated protein: protein MNINEMLKQAKKMQSEIELKEKELYKKEFTIEKQGLTLVLNGKREVLKIDINEALVDPEDKDILEDLLLLAFNEAMEKIDEAHKEIEKQIPSGKLPF, encoded by the coding sequence ATGAATATAAATGAAATGTTAAAACAAGCTAAAAAAATGCAAAGTGAAATTGAGCTTAAGGAAAAAGAGCTTTATAAAAAAGAGTTTACAATTGAAAAACAAGGGCTAACTCTTGTATTAAATGGTAAAAGAGAAGTTTTAAAAATTGATATTAATGAAGCATTAGTTGATCCAGAGGATAAAGACATCCTAGAGGATTTATTGCTTTTAGCTTTTAATGAAGCTATGGAAAAAATTGATGAGGCTCACAAGGAAATTGAAAAGCAAATTCCAAGTGGTAAATTGCCATTTTAA
- a CDS encoding bifunctional metallophosphatase/5'-nucleotidase, translating into MKLRKKLFLVMSSFLAIPTIFTVATSCNVSKIEKPKTEEKTTQVNKTKTDTELREEYFKILKNYNEKLSSLAKKHQDIYKEINGLDKKHDKKSLEYRSALSAQKDLLFSIYAEYQNNLKPLVQNLNSLNKQIRDSEKKSHLKSVKIFHTNDEHGRLKTDTGRFSNYVGFEAISEFLSDKNRDLLISAGDLIQGLPLSDFDKGETISKIAKHLKYDSLTIGNHEFDFGLEHIKKLNEYNSKLDNGKASPFLSANIYYKDYEGKVAPANYDQSKVGQRVFKPYLIKNLENGLKVAIIAITTPDTAYTSSPKNSVLVEFRDPVTEAKKVIAEIKQKENVDLIIATTHLGIGRDRVEWDSSTLISKVKDIDLLIDGHSHTYIPIKNQKYVYDKRYLTQTEAYSKYIGEIDIVFDTKTKTISRVEQSLRNVNEVLVANANYTSEVIRLLEDLYNVENNIELFTTEQSFRHTEDVVIGGNTYISGRTKATPLGVLWANSLAHAATLAKFWEANSTNENLAAATLDNHIALVNGGGLRVDLKTGKIKKGDLVAIAPFGNNSVTLKVNGTVLKQAITHGLQKGQTGGFSQLSSNVSYEAIVEKTLVQGSKKYQYKVKKIQINGKDIDENQIYYITTNDFISIGGDGYTMLNLDDPGNKNKIVKVLELNSQVEIFTSYFEKYQNPNDEAKKELFGYQVNEVNKPEFLAKQKIIFPAQ; encoded by the coding sequence ATGAAATTAAGAAAAAAATTATTCTTGGTAATGTCTTCTTTTTTAGCCATTCCAACAATTTTTACAGTAGCAACTAGTTGCAATGTTAGTAAGATAGAAAAACCAAAAACCGAAGAAAAAACCACTCAAGTTAATAAAACTAAAACTGACACAGAATTAAGAGAAGAATATTTCAAAATTTTAAAAAATTACAATGAAAAATTGTCCTCTTTAGCTAAAAAACATCAAGACATTTATAAGGAAATTAATGGATTAGACAAAAAGCATGATAAAAAATCTCTTGAATATAGATCAGCTTTAAGTGCACAAAAAGATTTATTGTTTTCAATTTATGCTGAATACCAAAACAATCTTAAGCCCTTAGTGCAAAATTTAAATTCACTTAATAAACAAATTAGAGATAGTGAAAAAAAATCTCACTTAAAATCAGTGAAAATTTTTCATACAAATGATGAACATGGAAGATTAAAAACAGATACTGGAAGATTTAGTAATTATGTAGGTTTTGAAGCAATTTCAGAATTTTTAAGTGATAAAAATCGTGATTTACTAATCTCAGCTGGTGATTTAATACAAGGACTTCCATTGTCAGATTTTGACAAGGGTGAAACAATTTCAAAAATTGCTAAACATTTGAAATATGATTCACTAACAATTGGAAATCATGAATTTGATTTTGGTTTAGAACATATTAAAAAATTAAATGAATATAACTCTAAATTAGATAATGGAAAAGCTAGTCCTTTTCTTTCTGCAAATATTTATTATAAAGACTATGAAGGTAAAGTTGCTCCAGCAAATTATGATCAATCAAAAGTAGGCCAAAGAGTTTTTAAACCATATTTAATTAAAAATTTGGAAAATGGTTTAAAAGTAGCAATTATTGCAATAACAACTCCAGATACAGCTTATACTTCAAGCCCAAAAAATTCAGTTTTAGTAGAATTTAGAGATCCAGTAACTGAAGCTAAAAAAGTTATAGCTGAAATTAAGCAAAAAGAAAATGTTGATTTAATTATTGCCACAACTCACCTAGGAATTGGAAGAGATAGAGTCGAGTGAGACTCTTCAACTTTAATATCAAAAGTTAAAGATATTGACTTATTAATAGATGGCCACTCTCATACTTATATTCCAATTAAAAATCAAAAGTATGTTTATGATAAAAGATATTTAACTCAAACTGAAGCTTATAGTAAATATATTGGTGAAATTGATATTGTTTTTGATACTAAAACTAAAACAATTTCAAGAGTTGAACAGTCTCTAAGAAATGTCAATGAAGTTTTAGTTGCAAATGCAAACTATACCTCTGAAGTAATTAGGTTACTAGAGGATTTATATAACGTTGAAAACAATATTGAATTATTTACAACTGAGCAAAGTTTTAGACACACCGAAGATGTAGTCATTGGTGGAAATACTTATATTTCAGGAAGAACAAAAGCTACTCCTTTAGGAGTTTTATGAGCTAATTCCTTAGCTCATGCAGCTACTTTAGCTAAGTTCTGAGAGGCAAATTCAACTAATGAAAATTTAGCTGCTGCAACTTTAGACAATCACATTGCCTTAGTAAATGGTGGTGGATTAAGAGTTGATTTAAAAACTGGAAAAATTAAAAAAGGTGATCTAGTTGCCATTGCTCCTTTTGGTAATAACTCTGTTACTTTAAAAGTTAATGGAACAGTTCTAAAACAAGCCATTACTCATGGACTTCAAAAGGGACAAACAGGAGGATTTTCTCAGCTTTCTTCAAATGTGAGTTATGAAGCTATAGTTGAAAAAACTCTAGTACAAGGAAGCAAAAAATACCAATACAAAGTTAAGAAAATTCAAATTAATGGAAAAGACATAGATGAAAATCAAATCTATTACATTACAACTAATGACTTTATTTCTATTGGTGGAGATGGTTATACAATGCTAAATCTTGATGATCCAGGAAATAAAAATAAAATTGTTAAAGTCTTAGAATTAAATTCTCAAGTTGAAATCTTTACAAGCTACTTTGAAAAATATCAAAATCCTAATGATGAGGCTAAAAAAGAATTGTTTGGATATCAAGTAAATGAGGTTAATAAACCAGAATTTTTAGCAAAACAAAAAATAATTTTTCCAGCTCAATAA
- the dnaX gene encoding DNA polymerase III subunit gamma/tau has translation MNYKALYRVYRPTTFDEVNGQDHIVATLKNIILTNKISHGYLFNGPRGTGKTSVAKIFATALNCIHKNDDFNPCQICIENSNKNIDIIEMDAASNNSVDDVRRLNEELKSLPLKGEYRIYIIDEVHMFTKSAFNALLKSLEEPPKHVIFIFATTESHKIPNTILSRVQRFNFRRISNDVIIGHLANILEKEKINYEPKSLVYIASLASGSFRDALSIADQASIYGQGKITLKNLITSFGISSNESVINLINNTVFNLYEAINNLDEFKKNGADPEYLLISLINIIKDFIVFKKTNNLSFLALLSFDEIDLIKIDLQKSYFIIEEAMKTLEFLRISEMPFDAIEILIIKVHKKIGQEEEKENENEKLKIIQNSIDNEKIKDELLNYASASKGSIGTNTIETSILETSEDEEAQSLTQILNSGEMDLKLKEKTNNSWDKTQNHKQQSNTDLISKTNEIITNLNENEASISELDQNIITSEIDNNFEDDNLISTGEFSLENYLKNQDSSAQSNQRKIEDFLFSAKNEIPHETNLTKTINATLKNQEKANENFTKEQDSSVKEILETLKIELSKKSQEIEVDQGDFYTDNSSKENEIIDTNQFDYTTKEKLKTSDLFFTEEKPILERVKVDNLYKKTTEEIKVDKTKTTTTTTESQDVVIEKVNEDKYSVDEVINMFLQHDNANYREESKMAIQNANNFLANPRFRKYAHFFSAVHCVAANKNFVVVSSEINLDIFNLLESIEKVEFKNFINDLYGYPKYVFPITESLWKLAKIKWQDIKNKKIPVPEIKKIEIENVDKKATQFFSKIFGNITTKKRGE, from the coding sequence ATGAATTATAAGGCATTATATAGAGTGTATCGTCCAACAACTTTTGATGAAGTTAATGGACAAGATCATATTGTTGCAACTCTAAAAAATATTATTTTAACAAACAAGATTTCTCATGGTTATTTATTCAACGGACCAAGAGGAACTGGTAAAACTTCTGTTGCAAAAATTTTTGCAACAGCTCTTAATTGTATTCACAAAAATGATGATTTTAATCCATGTCAAATTTGTATTGAAAATAGCAATAAAAATATTGACATAATTGAAATGGATGCCGCTTCAAATAATAGTGTCGATGATGTAAGAAGATTAAATGAAGAGTTAAAATCTCTGCCTTTAAAAGGAGAATATCGAATCTACATCATCGATGAAGTTCATATGTTTACTAAATCTGCTTTTAATGCTCTTTTAAAATCTTTGGAAGAACCCCCTAAACATGTAATTTTTATTTTTGCTACAACTGAGTCTCACAAAATACCCAATACAATTCTTTCAAGAGTTCAACGCTTTAACTTTAGAAGAATTTCCAACGATGTCATCATTGGTCATTTAGCCAATATTCTTGAAAAAGAAAAAATTAACTATGAACCTAAGTCGTTAGTTTACATAGCATCTCTAGCTTCAGGAAGCTTTAGAGATGCCCTTTCCATTGCAGATCAAGCTTCCATTTATGGTCAAGGAAAAATTACTCTTAAAAATTTAATAACTTCATTTGGCATAAGTTCAAATGAATCAGTTATTAACTTAATTAATAACACTGTTTTTAATCTTTATGAGGCCATTAATAATTTAGATGAGTTTAAAAAAAATGGAGCAGATCCTGAATATTTATTAATATCTTTAATCAACATAATTAAAGACTTTATTGTTTTTAAAAAAACTAATAACCTTTCTTTTTTAGCTCTTTTAAGCTTTGATGAAATTGATCTTATTAAAATAGATTTACAAAAAAGTTATTTCATCATTGAAGAGGCCATGAAGACTCTTGAGTTTTTAAGAATTTCTGAAATGCCTTTTGATGCAATTGAAATATTGATTATTAAAGTTCATAAAAAAATTGGTCAAGAAGAAGAAAAAGAAAATGAAAATGAAAAACTAAAAATAATTCAAAACTCAATAGATAATGAAAAAATTAAAGATGAACTTTTAAACTATGCAAGTGCTTCAAAAGGATCCATTGGAACAAACACCATAGAAACATCTATTTTAGAAACTTCAGAAGATGAAGAGGCTCAAAGTCTTACCCAAATTTTAAATAGTGGAGAAATGGATTTAAAATTGAAAGAAAAAACTAATAATAGCTGAGATAAAACCCAAAATCATAAACAACAAAGCAACACTGATTTGATTTCAAAAACAAATGAAATAATTACAAATTTAAATGAAAATGAAGCTAGCATATCTGAGTTAGATCAAAACATCATTACCTCAGAAATTGATAACAATTTTGAAGATGATAATTTAATATCAACTGGAGAATTTTCACTTGAGAATTATTTAAAAAATCAAGATAGTAGCGCTCAATCAAATCAACGTAAAATTGAAGATTTTTTATTTAGTGCTAAAAATGAAATTCCTCATGAAACTAACCTTACAAAAACCATAAATGCCACTTTAAAAAATCAAGAAAAAGCAAATGAAAATTTTACAAAAGAGCAAGATAGTTCTGTTAAAGAAATTCTTGAAACTTTAAAAATAGAATTAAGTAAAAAAAGCCAAGAAATTGAAGTGGATCAAGGAGATTTTTACACTGATAATTCAAGCAAAGAAAATGAAATAATTGATACAAATCAATTTGATTATACAACTAAAGAAAAACTAAAAACATCTGATTTATTTTTTACAGAAGAAAAGCCAATTTTAGAGAGAGTAAAAGTTGATAATCTTTATAAAAAAACAACTGAAGAAATTAAAGTAGATAAAACAAAAACAACTACTACAACTACAGAGAGTCAAGATGTTGTAATTGAAAAAGTTAATGAAGATAAATATAGCGTTGATGAAGTTATAAATATGTTTTTACAACATGACAATGCTAACTATAGAGAAGAGTCAAAAATGGCAATTCAAAATGCAAATAACTTTTTGGCAAATCCAAGATTTAGAAAGTATGCTCATTTTTTTTCAGCAGTTCATTGCGTTGCTGCAAACAAAAATTTTGTGGTTGTCTCTTCTGAAATCAACTTAGATATTTTTAACTTACTTGAATCAATAGAAAAAGTTGAATTTAAAAATTTTATTAATGATTTATATGGCTATCCAAAATATGTTTTTCCAATTACAGAGAGTCTTTGAAAATTAGCTAAAATTAAATGACAAGATATTAAAAACAAAAAAATTCCTGTTCCAGAGATAAAAAAAATTGAAATTGAAAATGTAGATAAAAAAGCAACCCAATTTTTTTCAAAAATTTTTGGTAACATAACAACAAAAAAAAGAGGTGAATAA
- the rsmI gene encoding 16S rRNA (cytidine(1402)-2'-O)-methyltransferase: MAKIYIVGTPIGNLSDITLRALETLKKVDYIACEDTRVSKILLNHYQINKPLFSYHKFNEKSKLNYIFELVESGSDVALISDSGMPVISDPGFLLIREAKKKNIDLEVIPGVSAFSMAFVKSSFPLPFSFLGFLNDKTGKRKNELKKLSAGISYISYVSKYKLIQTLKDLKEVFGLNVEVFLTRELTKKFENDYTGTIDEIIDQLGESIKGEFTLIFFIKQA; the protein is encoded by the coding sequence ATGGCTAAAATTTATATTGTAGGCACTCCCATAGGTAATTTATCAGATATTACTCTAAGGGCTCTAGAAACACTTAAAAAAGTTGATTATATAGCTTGCGAAGATACGCGAGTAAGTAAGATTTTATTAAACCATTATCAAATTAATAAACCACTTTTTTCTTATCACAAATTTAATGAAAAATCAAAACTTAATTACATTTTTGAACTTGTTGAATCAGGCAGTGATGTAGCTTTAATAAGTGACTCTGGAATGCCTGTTATTTCTGATCCTGGATTTTTGTTAATTAGAGAAGCTAAGAAAAAAAATATCGACCTTGAAGTAATTCCTGGAGTTTCAGCCTTTAGCATGGCTTTTGTAAAATCATCATTTCCACTTCCTTTTAGTTTTTTAGGATTTTTAAATGATAAAACTGGCAAAAGAAAAAATGAACTTAAAAAACTTAGTGCTGGAATCAGTTATATTAGCTATGTTTCAAAGTATAAATTGATTCAAACCTTAAAGGATTTAAAAGAAGTTTTTGGTTTGAATGTAGAGGTATTTTTGACAAGAGAGTTAACTAAAAAATTTGAAAACGACTACACTGGAACAATTGATGAAATTATTGACCAGCTAGGTGAGAGTATTAAGGGTGAATTTACACTTATTTTTTTTATAAAACAAGCTTAG
- the recR gene encoding recombination mediator RecR gives MKNQYIDNLILNLKKLPGVGTKQAEKISFFLLKQNENEVEQIINSIVDLKKNIKECQNCNFLQSNNICHFCMDKSRNKQLMIFETTSDALKFEKLGIYRGKYFIIKNLIENVKNANEPKWKDKLLHYASNFEEIIIALNPTIEGQITSNYIKVILEEVALKVTKLAQGLPINSQIEYIDPITLNLSFENRK, from the coding sequence ATGAAAAACCAGTATATTGATAATTTAATATTAAATCTTAAAAAGCTTCCTGGAGTTGGAACAAAACAAGCTGAGAAAATTAGCTTTTTTTTATTAAAACAAAATGAAAATGAAGTTGAACAAATTATCAATTCCATTGTTGATTTAAAGAAAAACATTAAAGAATGTCAAAATTGTAATTTTCTACAATCAAATAACATTTGCCATTTTTGTATGGATAAATCCAGAAACAAACAACTTATGATTTTTGAAACTACAAGTGATGCATTGAAATTTGAAAAACTTGGGATTTATCGAGGAAAATACTTTATCATTAAAAACCTCATTGAAAATGTTAAAAATGCCAATGAACCAAAGTGAAAAGATAAACTCCTTCATTATGCAAGTAATTTTGAAGAAATTATAATTGCACTCAATCCAACTATTGAAGGACAAATAACTAGTAATTACATTAAAGTTATTTTAGAAGAGGTTGCTTTAAAAGTTACTAAATTAGCTCAAGGTCTTCCAATTAATTCACAAATTGAATATATAGACCCAATAACGCTTAATTTGTCTTTTGAAAATAGAAAATAA
- the tmk gene encoding dTMP kinase — protein sequence MFITFEGIDASGKTSLLAKLKAHVVQKNLQGKCTFTWEPGGRKSPEIQTIRHLILNKESNLSPIAEAFLYSSARRIHLDKVILPNLAKNKVVFCDRFVDSSFAYQAFGRDLGFEKIKLLNELATDKKYPDITFILKISYEESMERRKARQEDEDRLEKEENSFYQKVIKGYDFLASYPEFQKRIFVIDASKNQEEIFESVLKILKDHKTFQTHPIYKDFFS from the coding sequence ATGTTTATAACTTTTGAGGGAATAGACGCTTCAGGTAAAACAAGTTTACTTGCAAAATTAAAAGCACATGTAGTGCAAAAAAATTTGCAAGGAAAGTGCACTTTTACATGAGAGCCAGGTGGAAGAAAAAGTCCTGAAATTCAAACTATTAGACATTTGATTCTAAACAAAGAAAGTAACTTAAGCCCAATAGCTGAAGCTTTTTTATATTCTTCGGCTAGAAGAATTCATCTTGATAAAGTAATTCTTCCCAACTTAGCAAAAAACAAAGTGGTTTTTTGTGATCGCTTTGTAGATTCATCTTTTGCCTATCAAGCCTTTGGTAGAGATTTAGGTTTTGAAAAAATTAAACTCTTAAATGAACTTGCAACTGATAAAAAATATCCTGATATTACTTTTATTTTAAAAATCAGTTATGAAGAATCAATGGAGCGAAGAAAAGCAAGACAAGAAGATGAAGATCGTCTTGAAAAAGAAGAAAATTCTTTTTATCAAAAGGTAATAAAAGGCTATGATTTTTTAGCTTCTTATCCAGAATTTCAAAAGAGAATTTTTGTCATAGATGCAAGCAAAAATCAAGAAGAAATTTTTGAAAGTGTTTTAAAAATTTTAAAAGATCACAAGACTTTTCAAACTCATCCAATATACAAAGATTTTTTTAGTTAG
- a CDS encoding IS3-like element IS1138B family transposase has product MKQLKPEQWKKWFSLYEEFYDGKINIKKYIFLVNKNIGKDWKNTYVKSWFFKKYSAFQKDEQSLISQTGKSTANKKNNGRPPKRKEVNEYTREELEEIVKIYRIIFDDISEKEIRKKIKEHKDKEKILTKISWKEFLFSKSTYYSWKKPKLAEPKKDQEIEEIIRKSFHENKGIFGRKRLEIYIQNKYKRYINYRKIGRILLKLNLFCKIRRAKRKNEIKNLNTKYQNLIQRDYNGKFNNIVATDVTYIPSPKDAINNHVYLSIAIHHQSKKIINWNLSKRNDVKLVLDHISKIKFDKEWIIHSDHGSQYSSNQYSEIIKENNGIISMSRIANSLDNREAEYFFSNIKSECLNDLKISKLSFKELQEIIQNYIDWYNNERLQSILEWKTPQQSWDVLSVF; this is encoded by the coding sequence ATGAAACAACTAAAACCAGAACAATGAAAGAAATGATTTTCATTATATGAAGAATTTTATGATGGAAAAATTAATATAAAAAAATATATATTTTTAGTAAACAAAAATATTGGTAAAGATTGAAAAAATACATATGTAAAATCTTGATTTTTCAAAAAATATTCTGCTTTTCAAAAAGATGAACAATCTTTAATTTCACAAACTGGCAAATCTACAGCTAACAAAAAAAATAACGGTAGACCACCAAAAAGAAAAGAAGTTAATGAATATACAAGAGAAGAATTAGAAGAGATTGTTAAAATTTATAGAATAATTTTTGATGACATTAGTGAAAAAGAAATTCGAAAAAAAATTAAAGAACATAAAGATAAAGAAAAAATATTAACTAAAATTTCATGAAAAGAATTTCTCTTTTCAAAATCAACATATTATTCTTGAAAAAAACCTAAACTTGCAGAGCCGAAAAAAGATCAAGAAATTGAAGAAATTATTAGAAAATCATTTCATGAAAACAAAGGTATATTTGGTAGAAAAAGATTAGAAATTTATATTCAAAATAAATATAAAAGGTATATAAACTATCGAAAAATAGGTAGAATTTTGCTTAAATTAAATCTTTTTTGCAAAATTAGAAGAGCAAAAAGAAAAAATGAAATTAAAAATCTTAATACTAAATATCAAAATCTAATTCAAAGAGACTACAATGGCAAATTTAACAACATAGTTGCCACTGATGTAACTTATATTCCAAGCCCCAAAGATGCAATTAACAATCATGTTTATTTATCGATTGCAATTCATCATCAAAGCAAGAAAATAATTAATTGAAATCTAAGTAAAAGAAATGATGTTAAGTTAGTTTTAGATCATATTTCTAAAATCAAATTTGATAAAGAGTGAATAATTCACTCAGATCATGGAAGTCAATATTCATCAAATCAGTATAGTGAAATTATTAAAGAAAACAATGGGATAATTTCAATGAGTAGAATCGCAAATTCACTTGATAATCGAGAAGCAGAATATTTCTTTTCAAATATCAAAAGTGAGTGCTTAAATGATCTAAAAATTTCAAAATTATCATTCAAAGAATTGCAAGAAATTATTCAAAATTATATCGACTGATACAATAATGAAAGATTACAATCAATCTTAGAATGAAAAACACCTCAACAAAGCTGAGATGTTCTAAGTGTTTTTTAA
- a CDS encoding AAA family ATPase, which produces MNSAIKYIDNLEKTNKISHSYIIKSSANVDLNYYVLYFVNKFLKLQLENLNKETLPINVLLLDEGDVSKENLIVSLKKISLSPIVGGQKKILIIKDIEKSSKQMINALLKTLEEPSPNVVILLVTNNFHSIISTIRSRCQIIGVNQPDIQELKAFVKSLNYQSEFEKIYLEIYKNKEDLAKMINLENDNLIKDFIKAIGQSRKSKYSLVLFLEKNLNKKNCQFISKLAHILFKLIWSEDKNFKIPKIKNTFEKLKLMNINFSEVSLIFDSFFKKTQTSLNFFILKEKLMISIMDIYG; this is translated from the coding sequence ATGAATAGTGCAATTAAATACATTGATAATTTAGAAAAAACAAATAAGATTTCTCACTCTTATATTATTAAATCAAGCGCTAATGTTGATCTTAATTATTATGTTTTATATTTTGTAAATAAATTTTTAAAATTACAATTAGAAAATCTAAATAAAGAGACTTTACCAATCAATGTTTTACTCTTAGATGAAGGTGATGTTTCAAAAGAAAATTTAATTGTTTCTTTGAAAAAAATATCTCTTTCTCCAATTGTTGGAGGACAAAAAAAGATCTTAATAATTAAGGACATTGAAAAATCTTCTAAACAAATGATTAATGCACTTTTAAAAACTTTAGAAGAGCCCTCACCTAACGTGGTGATTTTGCTAGTTACAAACAATTTTCATAGCATCATCTCAACTATTCGCTCACGCTGTCAAATCATTGGAGTAAACCAACCTGACATTCAAGAATTAAAGGCTTTTGTTAAAAGTCTAAATTACCAAAGTGAATTTGAAAAAATCTATTTAGAAATTTACAAAAACAAAGAAGATCTTGCAAAAATGATTAACTTAGAAAATGATAATTTGATTAAAGATTTTATTAAAGCCATTGGTCAAAGTAGAAAAAGTAAATATAGCTTAGTTTTATTTTTAGAGAAAAATTTAAACAAAAAAAATTGCCAGTTTATCTCAAAGTTAGCTCATATTTTATTTAAGTTAATTTGAAGTGAGGATAAAAATTTTAAGATTCCAAAAATTAAAAATACTTTTGAAAAATTAAAATTAATGAACATCAACTTTTCAGAGGTTTCTTTGATATTTGACTCATTTTTTAAAAAGACTCAAACATCACTTAATTTCTTTATTTTAAAGGAAAAGTTGATGATTTCAATTATGGATATTTATGGCTAA
- a CDS encoding HU family DNA-binding protein produces the protein MSNKFGFKEKQIMFVYLLKYINTKIRIIQNRKVKTMTKKEFMQKISEHSFISQRDVEAIINSMVFVIKESLISEEKVTIPMLGTFETKIKAAREGIKFTTGEKILIPEKRVVKFKPTKYIKEVVNY, from the coding sequence ATGTCCAATAAATTTGGTTTTAAAGAAAAACAAATAATGTTTGTTTATCTATTAAAATATATAAATACTAAAATTAGAATTATTCAAAATCGAAAGGTTAAGACAATGACTAAAAAAGAATTTATGCAAAAAATTTCAGAACATAGCTTCATTTCACAACGTGATGTTGAAGCTATTATAAACTCTATGGTCTTTGTAATCAAAGAATCTCTAATCTCAGAGGAAAAAGTTACTATTCCAATGCTAGGAACTTTTGAAACTAAAATTAAAGCAGCTAGAGAAGGAATTAAATTCACAACTGGAGAAAAAATCCTAATTCCAGAAAAAAGAGTTGTTAAATTTAAACCTACTAAATACATAAAAGAAGTTGTTAATTATTAA